The sequence TCAGGGGGAATTGCCCAAGCACAGTCCCCTTTGCTCAGTGATGGACCCTCTGAGCCTGGAAAACTTGACTGGGGCTGAAGGACTACACTTGTGTGGGTAAGGTGGGCTAGGCAGGATGGCTGCAGCAATaagctggggaagggcagggctgggggctggccctCATCCTCTAACTGATGATCTGCCGGGGGTCTTCCGTAGCCAGTCATGCCAGCCTGGGAGGCTCCTCTGTTGCTGCCCATTTGTAAGCCAATGACGTGTTTTCCCTCCTGCAGTTGGCTGTCTGTGAATTCCCTCTTATGCTCCTGGGCTTTCCTAGAAGAGGAGGAATCGGGACAAAAACTTGCCAGGACTGGGTGTTTTTCACCTGTTTTTTCTTCACTCTGTTACTTCCTAGCCTGATCCCTTTCACTTCTCTTACTCATGACTACCATGCCCCTCAGGCAAGGGAGACTGGATGAGCACAGTAGGGTAGAAAGGAAGGAGTCAAGAACTATTAGGGACCCATTTCCCCCTCTCAGAGACCTTCATACCTTCTAGCTATTACACTAACGGGTTAGCCCAAGCCACCTCCCTTTTCATGCAGAGACCCAAGTGTAGAGTAGCTACATACTTCATAAACCAGCTGGGATCTCCACGGTAGTGCCCATCATTCTTGGTTACTGCCAAGCTACCCAGGGCCATCAGGGTCCTCTGCACTGCTGCCATGTCTTTGCCtgtgaaagaaagaggaagggcagACAACCCTCAGGACTGTATAAAGAAGTCTCCCAGGGCAGGATCCCACTTCAGAAAAAGGGCCAATCAAAGGCACAGGTTATCCCAGAATCAAAGGGCCCAGAATCAAGGGAGGTCCCATGGTATGCCCTTGTGAGTGTGGCGTGGTCTTCCTTTGGCATAGCCCATTCCTTGCTATGCACACCCATCGTTGGGGTCATTCCTTCACCTGCCTCTCCACCCCTTTCCTTGTACCTTCAAAGAGGTCAACAGTCTGGAACATGTCGGTCTTGGTGACCCCATAGTCTTCAGCTGCCTTCAGGAACTGAGCCACCTGCTCCATCTGCTTAAAGACCATGGAGGGTGGGTTCTCAGGCACCTTCACTGGCTTGGAGCCATCAGGATACAGGCTGTTCACCAGCTTGCTCAGAATCTGCCGGGCATACAATGCAGCTTGGCACTCGGCTCGGGGTACCTGCCCCACAACTCTCGCAGGATGGCATGGCCCCAAACCCCTTCCCAGAATGCCACTCACCACACCGTTCTTCAGCCAGACCTGGAAGCCCAGGCGCCCACGGTCTGGGCGGCCCACATCAGGGCCACACTGCACTATGATCCATTCTACCAGCCGCTCCTCCAGCTCCTCGTCATACTTCTTCTCAATTTTGGATTGCACTTCACGGCTCATGCCATAGGAAGGTCCCTTGTTGGCCATGTTTGGGGAGAGCTtaagcagcagcagccagggaaGAGAGATCAGGGGGTTAGAAAACAGCTTTGCTTTCACTTGCTTTGGGCAGATCCAGCTTTGTGGTGCCCAGCCACTCTAGACGTTTGTCTTTCTCCCCTTGCTCCCTGATTCCGTTCTCACAGCACTGCTCATCTGGGCCAGGCTCATCCCCTCAGTTGTAGGGGCTTCTCCAAACTTGGAGACCAGAGGAACAGGAGACCAGATCTTTGGCAGTCTAGAGCAGGACTCAGTGAACATTTCTGTATATGACCAGGGCTCAGTATTTTAAGCTTTGCAGGCCTATGGTCTCTGCCATTGTCCCACAAAAGCAGCCTTAGACAATACATTAACGAGCACAGCTTTGTTCcaataaactttatttacacaGACAGCAGGCTCCATTTAGCCCATAGGCCAGTTTAACAACCCTCAATCCAAAGCATTCTTCTTTGCCAGAGTAGCTATAGAGGTACTGGAGAGGCCTTCTGGAAGAGGCTACATCCCACCACACCCCCTAAATAAACCAGCAGGAGTCTGTCCTGCTACGCATGAGGTGGTTTATTGACTGTACCTCAAGTTATGGAGTTGCCTCCCTCTTTACTTCTCCCCACCTTTTTTCTCTAGCCCAGAAAGCTGGAACTCCCAAACTCTAGTGCTTTTCCAGGTCAGCTCAGACTCTGACCTGCAGCTGAAGAGGCTCAAACTTATCCATCCCTGGCAAGGTCTAGAAGACAGCAATTCTGGGAGCTTTTGGCCAAGAAATTGCATCTCCTCAGGGAAGCCAGATGAGATGAGATGGTGTGTTgtggagagaggacagagagagagagaaggagagagagaagagagagagaatgtactGGTATAACCATGGACGCCCCCCTTGTGCCCCGGCTCTTCACCACTGCTGTAACTTGAGTAATTTAAGAATCCAGAGTCCTCCAGGGAAATCTGAGAGCCAAGAACCTTCTTGTCCAGACAAacagcagctgctgccctggggacctggggctgGTCCTGCTCAGGAGAAACCCACTAACGGAAGGGGAAGACTGCACGAG is a genomic window of Phyllostomus discolor isolate MPI-MPIP mPhyDis1 chromosome 6, mPhyDis1.pri.v3, whole genome shotgun sequence containing:
- the TAGLN gene encoding transgelin, which encodes MANKGPSYGMSREVQSKIEKKYDEELEERLVEWIIVQCGPDVGRPDRGRLGFQVWLKNGVILSKLVNSLYPDGSKPVKVPENPPSMVFKQMEQVAQFLKAAEDYGVTKTDMFQTVDLFEGKDMAAVQRTLMALGSLAVTKNDGHYRGDPSWFMKKAQEHKREFTDSQLQEGKHVIGLQMGSNRGASQAGMTGYGRPPADHQLEDEGQPPALPFPSLLLQPSCLAHLTHTSVVLQPQSSFPGSEGPSLSKGDCAWAIPPDPSARLLTPNTAP